The following is a genomic window from Streptomyces lincolnensis.
TCACCGTCTCCTTCTTGGTGCTGGTGCCGAGGGCCTTGGCCACGTCCGCCACCAGCTGATCGTCGAGATCGATCACGGTTCGGCTCATCTGCTGCCCTCCGTAGGTGCTGACCTGAAGATATCACCCGAGCTATCAAGTATATCTTGCTTCGCACATATGGGTGGTGAACCCCTACCGCGACAGCTGTCGCCCGCCGAACTCACCCGTCCCCGTGGCCTGCTTCCACCAGGTCTCCAGGCCCGTCTGGTCGAAGGTCCGCCAGTTCGGGGTCTCGGTGACCAGGGCGCGCCCGAGCCGCCGCCCGAGGTCGAGCATGACCCGGCCGGAGGGCGCGCGGCCGGTGTCGTAGGCGGCCAGGCCCTCGGACCAGGTGGTCGTGGAGGTGAGGGCCGTCTCCAGGACCGTGGCGTCCTGGAGGGCCTTCACGGCGCCCGCGCCCGTGTGCGGGCGGGCGACCGTGGCCGCGTCGCCGATGAGCAGGGCCCGGCCCACGGCGTAGTGGGGCGCGGTGAAGTCGTACAGGGGCTGGAGGAACAGCTCGTCGTGGACCGTCGCCCGCACCAGGTCGGCCCAGTACGGGGGCAGCGACTCGGCGCAGACATCGGCGAGATGGGCGCGCAGCCCGTCACCGGCCGTGCCCGGGGGCAGGCTCGTGGGGGTGTCCATGCCCTGGTCCAGGCCCGGGGGCGGGGTCGTGTAGAGGATCCAGTTGACGCGGTGCCCGCCGGTCTCGTCCGGGATGCGGTACACGACGAGATGGCCGCCCTCGAAGACGATGTACGCCCCCTCGTCCTCGGGCAGCAACTGCGCCGCGTTCAGCCGGCTCGCCGGGTAGGCGCCGCGCCAGGCCAGGTATCCGGCGTACTCGGGGCGGACGTCGGCGTACACCGACGCGCGCACCGCGGAGCGGTAGCCGTCCGCGCCGACCACCACGTCGTAGCGCTCACTGCGTCCGCCCGTGTGGACCTCGGCGCCCTCCGGCGTGGCCTCGACCGCCTCGACCACCGAGCCGGGCCGGACGTCGGCCGTCCCGGGCATCCGGCGGCGCAGGTCGTGCCAGAGCGAGCCCCAGTTGTAGGTGCGGAACGGGAAGGGCAGTACGGCGATCTCGCGGCCCAGCGGGTGGTGCGCGGCCGCGTCGTCACGGACGTAGTAGCGGCTGCGGGTGATCTGCACCCACGGTATGGAGGCGTCGAGGTAGCCGGCCGACTCCAGTTCCGCGTAGCGGGCGTTGTGCACGGCGACCCCGACCCCGCGGTCGGTCATACGGCCCGCCGCCCGCTCGTACACCGTGATCTCCTCGGCCCCGGCCCGCCGCAGCGCCAGCGCCGCCGCGCACCCCGCGATGCTCCCGCCCACCACCGCGACCCGACCACTGTGCATGTCGTGCCTCCGCAGCTCGCCCGTTCTGCGCACGGCGCCACTGCGGCGGATCGTGCCCGGCCATGATGTCAGCCGCGTGATCACGGCGAATCAACAGCACGTGCAGATACGGGGGAGTTGCCGGACGGCCGTCTACCGCACGGGGAAGCCGAAGGCGTACCCCTGCTCCTTCAGCCACGGCAGGACCTCTTCGAGGGCGGCCACGGTCTCGGAGCGGTCGCCGCCGGCGTCGTGGAAGAGGAGGGTCGGGCCGTTGGAGATCTCGTCCTTGACGGTGGCGACGATGGTGTTCGTGCCGGGGAGCTCGAAGTCCTTGGTGTCGACGTTCCAGCCGAGCGGGCGCATGCCGTGGGACGCGGCGAGGTGGCGGCTGTAGGGGGTGAAGGCGCCGCCCGGCGCCCGGTAGTACAGCGGGCGGACGCCCCCGGACGCCTCGGTGATCATGCGTTCGGCGTCGAGGATCTGCTGGGACTGGTAGGCCTTGGACTTGTGGTCCATGGTGACGTCGTGCGAGACGGTGTGGTCGCAGAGCCGGTGCCCGGCCGCCACCACCGCCTTGACCAGGTCGGGGTGGGCGCGGGCCTGGGTGCCCACCATGCAGAACGTGGCCTTCACGCCGTTGTCCCGCAGCACCTCCAGCACCCGCGGTGTCCACACGGGGTCCGGCCCGTCGTCGATGGTGATGTTGACGCCGCGGGCGCCCCCGTCCGAGGCGTGCACGATCTCCGCCGACACCGGCGCCGCCTTCCGGGCGTGCGGCTTCGCCGACGACTTGACCGGAGGGCGCCCCTCGGCCGAGCCGACCTGCGCGTTCCAGAACGAGGCCATGGCGGCCACCGCGGTCACTCCGAGTGCCGCCGCGAGCACCTGGCCGTACCAACGCCGTCCACCACTTCGCACCATGTCTGCCGTTCCCTGTCGTCGCCGTGGATCTGTGCATCCGGCAAGAGGGGGGAAGTCGGCCGGGGGATCCGCCTGTTACCGACCTCGGACAATTCCCCCCGGGGGACGGGGCGGACGGGTGGGCGCAGAACGAGAGCCGGCGCGGAAAGAACCTTCCTCGCCTTCCGGCCCTCTCAGGAGGTGACCGCAACCGCGAGCGAGAAGAAGGGGAGACGGCGCCTCCGTCCTGCTGGGCACCCTGCTGTGGGACGTGATCGGGCTGCTCACCCTGTACGGCACGGTCTTCGTCGTCCCCGACGACGCGACCCGCGGGCTGGTCCGCCTGGGCTTCGCCGTGGCCTCGGCCGCCTATGTCCTGTTCTGGCCGGTACGGGACCGGCGGCGCTCACGGACCGCGCGGAAGCCCGCACCCGTGACTCCGTGACTCCGTGACGAGACGCTCCTTGCCCTTTTTGTGCTCATTGAGGGAACGCGGAGGGCTCCACGGCCCTCCTTCCGGATGAAGGAAAAACGCACGGCAGGGAAACCGGGGAACGAGTGGCATGGGGCTGACCAGCGAGACGACCGTATATGTGATGGTGGCCCTCGCCGCCGTCTGCGTGGCGCTGCTGGTCTGGCTGTGGCCACGGTTCGCCCGCCAGGGGTGGCGGCAGGTGCTCGCCCGGCTGGTGGCCGTCGGGACGACCCAGGTGGTCATCATCGCGGCGTTCGCGTGCTGGCTGAACTCGTCGTACCAGTTCTTCGGATCGTGGGGCGAACTCTTCGGCCGCGTCGAGACGGCCCCGGTCGGAGTGACACAGGCGGGGGGCCCGGGGGTCGGCACGGGGAACGACGTCGCCGTGCGGGGAGCCCTGGTGCAGCCGGCCGGCGACGAGCAGTTGAGCCGGGTCAGCGGGCTGCCCGCCGGCCCCGCCGCGGTGACCGGGCGGGTGGAGTCCGTCAAGGTCATCGGCCGGCGCACGGGCGTGGTCGACCCGGCCTTCGTCTATCTGCCGCCGCAGTACTTCCAGAAGGCGTACCAGCGGCAGCGTTTCCCGGTGATCGTCGCGCTCAGCGGTTACCCGGGCAGCATCTTCAACCTCGCGCAGCATCTGCGGGTGTCGCAGACCGCCGGGGAACTCCAGAGGAGCGGCCGGATGCAGCCGACCGTCATGGTGATGATCCGGCCGACGATCGCCCCGCCGCGCGACACCGAGTGCGTGAACGTACCGGGTGGTCCGCAGACCGAGACCTTCCTCGCCAAGGATCTTCCCGAGGCCCTGAAGTCCGCCTACCGGGTGGGCCACGACGCCAGTGCCTGGGGTGTCATGGGCTACTCCTCCGGCGGCAGCTGCGCCCTGCAACTGACGATGCGCGATCCGCACGTGTACACGACGGCCGCCGCCCTGTCGCCCGACTACAAGGTCAAGGACGATCCGACGACCGGCGATCTCTTCGGCAGCGGCCCGGGCCGCGCCGACCGGATCAACGGCCACGACCTGATGTGGCGGCTCAAGCACCTGCCCGCCCCCCAGGTCTCCGTCCTGGTGGCCGAGAGCAAGCACGGCGAGCGGGGCTATCCGCAGACGCAGGCCTTCATCAAGGCCGTCAAGGCGCCCATGCGGGTCGCGTCGATCCTGCCCGAGCACGGCAGCCACAACTTCCCGACCTGGGTGCAGGAGATGCCCCCCGCCCTTGAGTGGATGAGCCGGCAGCTGACGTTCCCCCAGGACGTCGTGCCCCGCCACGTCAAGAAGGGGGCGGGGGCCGCCGACCGCCCCGCGACCGGTCACGGCACCCTGCGCGCCGACGGCACGGAACCCACACCCACCGCCGGGACGCGCCGGTGACGCCTCCCCGGGCACTCCTCAGCGCAGCGCGCTCATCCCCTTCCACTCGGCCCACGGGACGTTCCACGCGCCGAAGCCGTTCCCCGGCGCGACCACGCCCTTGGTGTCCTTGCCGGTGATCTCGAACGGGTCGCCCGGCCGCACCTGCGCGTAGAACCAGGCCGCGTCCGCGTCGCTCATCCCTATGCACCCGGAGCTCTGGTTCGAGTTGCCGAACCAGCGGGCGTTCCACGGGGCGGCGTGCGCGTACATGCCCGACCAGGTCAGCCGCATCGAGTGGTCGACCATCTTGTTGTAGGCGTCGGCCAGGCCCACGGTCTCGGAGTTCATGTTGATGGTGCCCTCCTTGGCCATGAGGACGGCGGTCCCGCGCCAGGAGCGCTTGTCGCCGCCGGGCGTGCCGCCGGAGACCGGTATGCGCCGGACCGTCTCGCCGTCGCGCAGGAGGGTGAGCCGGTGGTGGTCGAGGTCGACCTTGACGATCTGCCGGGCGCCGACGGTGAAGCTGGTCGTGTAGTCGCGTACGAACCAGCCGCCGCCCGCGCCCGAGTCGGTGCCGTTCAGCTCGGCGTTCAGCGTCACCTTGGTCCCGGGCTTCCAGTACGCCTTGGGCCGCCAGTCGACCCGGTCCCGGCCCGACCAGTCGCGGATCCAGCCCCAGGAGCCCTCGGTGCCGTTCGAGGTGGTGACCTTGAGCTGCTTCTCGACCTCGGCCCGGTTCCTGACGGGGTTGTCGAAGACCAGGGAGATCGGCTGGGCGACGCCGACGGTGGTGCCGGTGCCCGGACGCCAGTCGACCTTGTTGACCTGGCCGGCCGCAGCGGTGGTGAAGGCGGCCTTGGTGGTCCTGGCGGTTCCGGCCCCGGACCGGGTCGCCGCCGTCACCTCGTACGCCGCGCCGGGCACGGCCTTGCGGGCGGAGACCCACGACCGGCCGTCGGCGGCGACCTTCCCGGTGAGCCGGTGGCCCTCGGCGTCGGTGACGGTCACCGCGGTGAGCCTGCCGCCCGCGGCCGTGACCCGCACGGGCTCGCCCGCCCGGACCCGTTCTCCCGTGGGCGTGACGGTGACCGTGACCGGCCGGTCGTCGGCGTTCGGCTTCATCTTGGTGTCCGGGGCGCCGGTGGTCCCGCTCGACGAGCAGGCGGCGAGCGGGACCAGCAGGGCGGCCACGGCGGTGGCCATGACGGTGGCCCGGACACGGGCGTGGGCGAGTGCACGGGTGCGGGGCAACAGGACCTCCGGGAGCGGCGAACAGGGCTGGATGCCGTGACTGTAGAGCCGGAAAACCCGAGGTCAGCCGCTGTGGAGCGATGTGACGGCGTCTGGTGAGGAACGGTCATGGTCCCGTCACATTCGCCGCGCGGAGCGGTCATGGACCGCTGTGAACCTCCTGTCAGTCCCCGCGACCGGCCCGGGGAGAAGGAGGCTCAGACTGTGTCAGCGCTGCTCGTGCCGCCCAGCCGCGTGTGCCCGGCACCGAACCGGGACGTGGCCCTGTGCCCCATCACCGCGGAGACCTACCGCGCCTTCCTCGCGTCCCCCGAGGGCGCCGCGCTCGGCGCCGGTTTCCTCCAGTGCCCGTCCTGGGGTGACGTCAAGGAGGGCTGGCGCTCCCTCCTGCTCGGCTGGGGCCCGGACCCGGAGGCCGGCGCGCTGACGGGCGTGGCCCTGGTGCTGCTGCGGCAACTCCCCGGCACCCGCAGGTACTTCGCCTACCTTCCCGAGGGCCCCGTCGCCGACTGGGCCGACCCCGACGTCGACGGCTGGCTCGGTCCGCTCCTCGAACACCTGCGCAGGTCGGGCGTCTTCGCCGTACGCATCGGCCCGTCGCCCGCCTACCGGCGCTGGGACGCCGACCGGCTCAAGCAGCTCGCCGGCCCGGGGCGGCGCCTCGGCGACGTCCTCGCCAGCGAGGTCGACCCGCTCGGCACCGCCGTCGCCGAACGGCTGCGCGCCCGGGGCTGGCACCGCTGCGGCGGGGACGGGACCGGCGGGGCGGGGACCGGAGGGGACGGTGACGCCCAGCCCCGGCACGTCTTCCACGTGCCGCTCGCCGGACGCACCACCGAGGACCTGTGGTCCGGCCTCAACCAGGAGTGGCGCCGCAACGTCCGCCGGGCCCAGAAGGAGGGCGTGGAGGTGGTGGTGGGCAGCGCGGCCGAACTCCCCGAGTTCTACCGGCTGCTCGGCATCACCGAGCGGCGCGACGGGTTCCGGCTCGGCCGCTCGCTCGCCTACTACGAGCGTCAGTACGCGGCACTCAACGCCGAGGAGCCGGGCCGGATGAAGCTGTACCTCGCCCGTCACCGGGGAGAGATCCTGGCCGCCCACACCCTGATCACGGTGGGCCGCCGGGCCTGGTACCAGACCGGCGCCTCGGCCGACCACCGCCGCGAGGTCCGGCCCTCCAACGCGTTGCAGTGGCGGATGCTCCAGGACGCCCACGCTCTTGGCGCCGACGTCTACGACATGCGCGGGGTACCCTCCACTCTCGATCCTGAGGAACGTGCGTACGGACTGCTGCGGTGGAAGCTCGGCACCGGGGGACAGGTCGTCGAGACGTTGGGGGAATGGGAGAGACCCTTGGGCGGCAGCGCCAACCACACGCTCTACCGCGCCTTCCAGGCGTACCTGAACCGCCGGTGACGCCGACCCGGACAGCCGCGAAGGAGACCGCGAAGGGGGCCGCGAAGGCCGGCTCCGCCGCGCGCGGCAGTGCCGTCATGGCCGCCGGATCGATCGTCGGCCGCGCCACCGGGTTCGCCCGGTCCGCCGTGGTCGCGGCGGCGATCGGCACCATCGGGCCGGTCCCCGACGGCTACGCGGTCGGCAACGCCCTGCCCACCATCGTCTACATGCTGCTCCTCGGCGGCGCCCTGAACGCGGTCTTCGTGCCCGAGCTGGTCAAGGCCGCCAAGGAGCACGCCGACGGCGGTGCCGCGTACACCGACCGGCTGGTCACCGTCTGTGTCCTCGCCCTGCTGGCGATCACCGCGACCGCCGTGTGGGCGGCCCCCGCGATCGTCGACGTGTACACCGACTACACCGGTGAACAGGCCGCGATGACCACCGCGTTCGCCCGCTACTGCCTGCCTCAGATCTTCTTCCTCGGGCTCTTCACCCTGCTCGGGCAGGTGCTCAACGCACGGGGCCGGTTCGGCGCGATGATGTGGGCGCCGGTCCTCAACAACCTCGTCGTCATGGCCGTCTTCGGCCTGTACCTGGCCCTGTCCCTGGGCGGCGGCGACACGCTCACCGCGAGCGAGACCGCGGTCCTCGGCTGGGGCACGACCGCCGGTATCGCCGCCCAGGCCCTCGCCCTCGTCCCCGCGCTGCGCGCGGCCCGCTTCCGCTGGCGGCCCCGCTTCGACTGGCGCGGCAGCGGACTGACCCGCCCGCTGCGTGCGGCCGGCTGGCTGGTCCTGCTGGTCCTCGCCAACCAGGCCGCCTACTGGGTCACCACCCGCCTGGCCACCACCGCGGGTCTCGACGGCGGCCCCGGGTACGGCGCCTACAACAACGCCTACGCCCTGTGGGTCGTACCGCACGGCATCATCACGGTCTCCGTGGTGACCGCCCTGATGCCCCGCATGAGCGCGGCCGCCGCCGACGGGGACACCGCCGCCGTGCGCCGCGACGTCTCCCACGCCCTGCGCGTGTGCGCCTCGGCCGTCGTCCCCGCCGCCTGCGCGCTGTTCGCCCTCGCCCAGCCGGTGATGGCCCTCGTCTTCGGCTACGGCAGGACCAGCGCCGCCGACACCGCCGCCATGGCCGGGATCCTGATGGCCTTCGCGCCGGGCCTGATCGCCCTGTCGGGTCAGTACGTCCTGTCCCGCGCCTTCTACGCGCTCTCCGACACCCGTACGCCGTTCCTGCTCAACCTCGTGATCGTCGCCCTCAACGCGGGACTGTCCCTGGCCGCCGCCCACCTGCTGCCCGCCCGCTGGGCCGTGACGGGCATGGCGGCCGGATACTCCCTGGCGCTGTGCGCCGGCTGGGCGGTGACCGGCCTGGTGCTGAGCCGCCGCCTCGCCGTCGCCCGCCCGCTGCGCTCGTCCGCCGCCGGCGCCCACGCACGGCTGCTGCTCGCCGCCGTGCCCGCCACCGCGCTGGGCTGTTTCGCGGCCCAGGGAGCGGCACGGGCGGGGGCCCTGGCCGCCGCAACCGCCGGCGCGGCCGCCGTCGTCCTCGCCTTCGCCCTGCTCGCCCGTCCGCTGCGGCTCGCCGAACTCGACGCGCTGCTCTCCGGCGTACGCCGCAGACGGACCCGGACCTGATCACCACCGAGGGAGACCTGCCGATGCCCCGCGTGCTCCTCATCGAGGACGACCCCTCCGTACGCGAGGGGGTCGAACTCGGGCTGCGCCGCCGCGGCCACGACGTACGGGCGGCCGCGACCGGCGAGACCGGCCTCGCGGCGATGGCCGAATTCCGCCCCGATCTGCTCCTGTTGGACCTGATGCTGCCCGGCATGAACGGCGTCCAGGTCTGCCGCCAGGTCCGCGAGCACAGCCAGCTGCCGATCATCATGCTCACCGCGCGCGGCGACGACTTCGACGTGGTCATCGGCCTGGAGGCAGGGGCCGACGACTACATCGTCAAGCCCGCCCGCCCCGAGGTGATCGAGGCCCGCATCCGTGCCGTACTGCGCCGCCTGGACGACAGCGGCCCGGGCCGCCCGGCCATCGAGGTCTACGGCGAACTCACCATCGACCGGGTCGGACTGACCGTCACCAAGGCCGGCCGGCCGCTCGCGCTCGCGCCCTCAGAACTCAAGCTCCTGCTGCACCTGTGCGCCGCCCCCGAGCAGGTGTTCAGCAGGCAGCAACTGCTGGAGCACGTCTGGGAGCACAGCTACCACGCCGACGCCCGGCTGGTCGACGCGTGCGTCGCCCGGCTGCGCGGCAAGATCGAGGACGAGGCCGGCAGCCCCCGCTACGTCCAGACACTGCGGGGCTTCGGTTACCGCTTCGGCCCGCTGTGATCACCGGCCGGGGGCCCGGCCGGTCGCGGATCAGGATGTTCGGGCTGCGGACACGGCTGATGCTCGCCTTCCTGCTGGTCGCCGCCGTCAGCGCCGGCACCACGGCCGCCCTGACCTACCGCGAGGCCCGCAACGCGGTCCTCCAGACCGCCCAGGACACGGCGGTCACCTCGTTCCGCGACCACGTGCAGCAGACCGCCTTCGCGCTGCCCGTGCGGGGCGGGGAGGACATGGAGGCGGTCCTCAGGGACATCGCCCGCAAGGGCAAGCCGCACCCCTGGGTGGTGTTCGCCGAGTACGGCTCGGTCCGCGCCTCCTCGGGCGAGAACCCCGTCTCCACCGTCATCACCCCCGAACTGCGCCGCGCCGCGCGCGCCAACCCCCACGGCAGCTTCGAGCGGGTCGTCAAGGACGGCGTCCCCTACCTGACCATCGCCATGCCCACCGTCTTCAAGACCGGCCCCGACAGCCTGCTGCCCAGCGGACTCGTCCTGTACGCCGTCATGCGGATGACCGACGAACAGGTCAACGTCGACGCCCTCCTCATCGCCGCCCGGGACGGCGCCCTGCCCGGCCTCGCCGTCGCCCTGATCCCCGGCCTGATCGCCGCGCGCAGCGTGCTGCGCCCGGTGCGCAAACTGAGCCAGGCGGCCCGGAACATGGGCAGCGGCCGGCTCGACACCAGGATCCCGGTGCGCGGCCGCGACGAACTGGCCGACCTGGCACGCACCTTCAACGAGTCCGCGGGCCAACTCGAACACTCCGTACGGGAACTGCGCGAGGCCGAGGAACGCGCCCGCCGTTTCGCCTCCGACGTCTCGCACGAACTGCGCACCCCCCTCGCCGGAATGCTCGCCGTCACCGAGGTCCTCGACGAGGACGCCGACCACCTGGACCCCGACACCGCGCGGGCGGTCCGGCTGGTCAGCGCGGAGACCGGAAAGCTCGCCGTGCTCGTCGAGGACCTGATGGAGATCTCCCGTTTCGACGCCCGCGCGGCCGAGCTGAACCTGGACGAGGTCGACGTCGCCGAGGCCATCCGCAAGACCCTGCACAACCGGCACTGGACCGACGGCCGGGTCCGCACCGACCTCCCCGACGGCATCCGCGCCCGGCTCGACCCGCGCCGCTTCGACATCGTCGTCGCCAATCTCGTGGGCAACGCCCTGCGGCACGGCAGCGCGCCCGTCACGGTCCACCTGCGCACCGAGGCCCGCTCCCCGGGCCCGCCCGTGCTGATCACCGAGGTCAGGGACAGCGGCCCCGGCATCCGCCCCGCGTCGCTGCCGCACATCTTCGACCGCTTCTACAAGGCCGACGCGGCCCGCACCCGCTCGGCGGGCAGCGGCCTCGGGCTGGCGATCACCCGGGAGAACGTGAAACTGCACGGCGGGACGATCCGCGCGGGGAACCTGTCCGAGGGCGGGGCCGTCTTCACCGTCGAGATACCGCTCCACGCGGAGGAGGCCGGCGGATGAGGCGTGCGCGGACGCGCCGGCGTGCGGCGGCCCTTGCTGTCGCCGCGGTCGTACCGCTGCTGGGCGGCTGCGGCATTCCGGAGACCGACGTCATCGAGGCGGGCGGCCCCGCCTCCTTCCAGGCGTTCTTCAACCGCGAATCCGAGATGCTGCTCTTCTTCCGTGCCCCCGACGGAGGGCTGAGCCCGGTGATCCGGACGACCGAGCCTTCAGTCGGGTTCGGTGCGGGAGCCGAGGAGCTGGGCTCGGCGGACCAGAGCTCCGGCGAGGCGGCCGGTCCGGTGCCGACGGAGAAGGTCGTCGCGGCGCTGCTCAACGGCCCGCGCGAGGAGGACCGGGCGGCAGGCCTGGGCACCGCTCTCCCCGCCGCCCGCCGCGGTGGCAGTGTCGTGATCGAGGCATCCTCGGCCGGCCGGGTCACGATCCGCCTGCCCCTCGCCCTGAAGGGCCTGGACGGCACCGCTCTGCGCCAGCTCACCTGCACGATCGCCTACAGCCACGACGCCGACGGCCGGGCCCTCGTCCAGCTGACGGGGCAGGACGGCACGTCGAGGTCCGGCACCTGCGGACTCGCCCCCGACGACCTCGCGTGACCTGGCCCCCGCGACCGCTCACGGGGGCCGCGCCGCGCTCGGCTACGTGCGCAGCAGCCGCTGGGTGATCTCCCGGTACTGCCGCAGCGCGAGCCGCAGTTCGGTGGAGTCCGTCTCGGGCTCCTGGTCCTCCCAGCCCGCGCGCAGGGCCTTCCGCTGTTCCGCGAGGGCCTTCACCAGCCTGTCGACGGTTTCGTCGTAGGCGCTCTCCGCCTCCTCCAGTGCCTCACGCGGGGTGGCCGCGAAGGTGTTGACGGCGTGTCCGAGACGCCGGACGATCTCGTCCCGCTCGCCCGGCGGGAGCAGCGGCTCGGGCCCCGAGACATGGCGGCCGTCCCGGCCCGAGGGCCGGTCCGCGGGCTGCTGAGCGCGTGTCTGGTCGTACATCGTCGTGTGTACCGCTTCCGTCGGGTCGGTGCACCGCCTGCGCCGTGCTGCCAGTCAACGTCCGGCGGGGGTCGGTGTCAACGCGGACCGGTGCGGGACGCACCCTGCCGGACGGGACCGATCGGTGGGATCCGGACGTGTGTGCGCACAGGGGGAGTACGGTGAGAGGACAAGGGTGCTTCGTGCCCGGCCGGCAGGCCGCCCCCCGGCACGCCCCACCCGTCAGGGCAGCCCGTGACCCCGGCCGCGCCTCCGTCCCACGGCCATCGCCGAGGTCAAGGAGCCCTTCGATGTCACCCGAGCCCACCGCCACCGTCACGGCCGCCCCGCCCCAGGGGTACGACGGCACGTCCCCCTTCCCGCCGGACGGCCCGGCCCCCGCGCGCGTCGGAGGGGAGCGGCTGTACGTGGCCGTGACGGCGGCGATCGTCGTCCTGCCGTTCGTGGCGCTCGGTCTGCTCGGCCGGCTGCTGTGGGGGAGTCTCGTCCATCCCGCCGACATCGTCCTCGCGGGCGTCCTCTACACGATCACGGGTCTCGGGGTCACGGTCGGTTTCCACCGCGGTCTCACGCACGGCGGCTACCGGGCCGTCCGTCCCGTGCGGATCGCGCTCGCGGTGGCAGGTTCGATGAGCTTCCAGGGCGATGTCATCGGCTGGGTCGCCACCCATCGCCGCCATCACGCCTTCACCGACCGGCCGGGCGATCCGCATTCCCCCTACCGCTACGGCACGCATCTGCGCGGCCAGTTGCGCGGGCTGGTCCACGCCCACGTCGGCTGGCTGTTCCGCAACGACCGCACGCCCCCCGAGCGTTACGCCCCCGACCTGCTGGCCGACCCCGACATCCGGGCCGTGGCCCGTGCCTTCCCCCTGCTGTGCGTCCTGACGCTCGCCCTGCCGTTCGCGGCGGGCTGGGCCATCGGCGGCAGCTGGGTGCACGGCGTGACCGCCCTGCTGTGGGCGGGATTCGTCCGCATAGCGCTGCTCCACCACGTCACCTGGAGCGTCAACTCCCTGTGCCACCTGATCGGTGAGCGCCCGTTCCGCACCCGGCGCCACGACCGGGCCACCAACCTCTGGCCGCTGGCCCTGCTCTCCTTCGGCGAGAGCTGGCACAACCTCCACCACGCCGATCCCACCAGCGCCCGCCACGGCGTCGACCGCGGCCAGATCGACCCGTCGGCTGCCGTCATCCGCCTGTTCGAACGCCTCGGCTGGGTCCACGACGTGCGCTGGCCGACGGCCGAGCGGATCGCGGCCCGGCGCACCTGACGTCAACCACCCATCCGCGCAGGGCAATCGGCAGGAGCCGTCATGGCCACCACACTGCAACCCCCGCTTCCCTCCCACCCCGTCCTCAGGCTGCGCCTGGCACCCCACGGCGGCCTGCCCCGGTCCCTCGACGGAGCGTGGTGGCCCCGCTCCTACGACCTGCTCGTGGAACTCCCCCGGCTCCTCGCCGGGTTGCCGCGCGTCTGGGGCCACGTCACGAGTGTCACGGTCAACGGGGCGGAGTGGTCCGCGGTGCCCGGCCGGATACTCGTGTCCAACCAGGTCGTACGACTGCGCAGGAACCTGGCGGCCTCCGCCGCGCACACCGTCGTCCTGCTGGCGCCCGGCCGGGGGCGCTGGGACCTGCTGGTGGTGCCTCCGGATACGCCCGAGGTGGCCGCGGAACCGCTCATGGCGGCCGCGGCGGGCGATCCCGGGGGCGGCGCACCGGCGTCGGCCTCCCCGTGATCCCGCCGCACGCGGCGCCCGAGACCTCCTAGGCGTGTGCGGCGGTCCAGGTGATGTGCGGGGGCTCGACCCGTGCGCACAGGGGCCCGCCGTGCGCGTCGGTCAGACCGAGGCGCCCGACCAGCAGCCCGTCGCGCTCGGCGGCGGCGAGTACGTCGGCGGGGACGAGGTCGAGCATCACCTTGGCGCGGCGGAACATCGTGAAGACGCCCGACTCGTCGACCGTGCCCCACGACAGATAGATGAACCGCCGCCCCAGCCTGTTCT
Proteins encoded in this region:
- the murJ gene encoding murein biosynthesis integral membrane protein MurJ yields the protein MTPTRTAAKETAKGAAKAGSAARGSAVMAAGSIVGRATGFARSAVVAAAIGTIGPVPDGYAVGNALPTIVYMLLLGGALNAVFVPELVKAAKEHADGGAAYTDRLVTVCVLALLAITATAVWAAPAIVDVYTDYTGEQAAMTTAFARYCLPQIFFLGLFTLLGQVLNARGRFGAMMWAPVLNNLVVMAVFGLYLALSLGGGDTLTASETAVLGWGTTAGIAAQALALVPALRAARFRWRPRFDWRGSGLTRPLRAAGWLVLLVLANQAAYWVTTRLATTAGLDGGPGYGAYNNAYALWVVPHGIITVSVVTALMPRMSAAAADGDTAAVRRDVSHALRVCASAVVPAACALFALAQPVMALVFGYGRTSAADTAAMAGILMAFAPGLIALSGQYVLSRAFYALSDTRTPFLLNLVIVALNAGLSLAAAHLLPARWAVTGMAAGYSLALCAGWAVTGLVLSRRLAVARPLRSSAAGAHARLLLAAVPATALGCFAAQGAARAGALAAATAGAAAVVLAFALLARPLRLAELDALLSGVRRRRTRT
- a CDS encoding response regulator transcription factor; the protein is MPRVLLIEDDPSVREGVELGLRRRGHDVRAAATGETGLAAMAEFRPDLLLLDLMLPGMNGVQVCRQVREHSQLPIIMLTARGDDFDVVIGLEAGADDYIVKPARPEVIEARIRAVLRRLDDSGPGRPAIEVYGELTIDRVGLTVTKAGRPLALAPSELKLLLHLCAAPEQVFSRQQLLEHVWEHSYHADARLVDACVARLRGKIEDEAGSPRYVQTLRGFGYRFGPL
- a CDS encoding sensor histidine kinase produces the protein MFGLRTRLMLAFLLVAAVSAGTTAALTYREARNAVLQTAQDTAVTSFRDHVQQTAFALPVRGGEDMEAVLRDIARKGKPHPWVVFAEYGSVRASSGENPVSTVITPELRRAARANPHGSFERVVKDGVPYLTIAMPTVFKTGPDSLLPSGLVLYAVMRMTDEQVNVDALLIAARDGALPGLAVALIPGLIAARSVLRPVRKLSQAARNMGSGRLDTRIPVRGRDELADLARTFNESAGQLEHSVRELREAEERARRFASDVSHELRTPLAGMLAVTEVLDEDADHLDPDTARAVRLVSAETGKLAVLVEDLMEISRFDARAAELNLDEVDVAEAIRKTLHNRHWTDGRVRTDLPDGIRARLDPRRFDIVVANLVGNALRHGSAPVTVHLRTEARSPGPPVLITEVRDSGPGIRPASLPHIFDRFYKADAARTRSAGSGLGLAITRENVKLHGGTIRAGNLSEGGAVFTVEIPLHAEEAGG
- a CDS encoding acyl-CoA desaturase; amino-acid sequence: MSPEPTATVTAAPPQGYDGTSPFPPDGPAPARVGGERLYVAVTAAIVVLPFVALGLLGRLLWGSLVHPADIVLAGVLYTITGLGVTVGFHRGLTHGGYRAVRPVRIALAVAGSMSFQGDVIGWVATHRRHHAFTDRPGDPHSPYRYGTHLRGQLRGLVHAHVGWLFRNDRTPPERYAPDLLADPDIRAVARAFPLLCVLTLALPFAAGWAIGGSWVHGVTALLWAGFVRIALLHHVTWSVNSLCHLIGERPFRTRRHDRATNLWPLALLSFGESWHNLHHADPTSARHGVDRGQIDPSAAVIRLFERLGWVHDVRWPTAERIAARRT
- a CDS encoding DUF5994 family protein, with amino-acid sequence MATTLQPPLPSHPVLRLRLAPHGGLPRSLDGAWWPRSYDLLVELPRLLAGLPRVWGHVTSVTVNGAEWSAVPGRILVSNQVVRLRRNLAASAAHTVVLLAPGRGRWDLLVVPPDTPEVAAEPLMAAAAGDPGGGAPASASP
- a CDS encoding DUF5990 family protein, which encodes MRIRLDAVDLPGRTRPASADGAVPAYDNLHVAVQRRDRPAELLDPQPGDAPSATWTLECVTSASATGTEVKGAYVQNRLGRRFIYLSWGTVDESGVFTMFRRAKVMLDLVPADVLAAAERDGLLVGRLGLTDAHGGPLCARVEPPHITWTAAHA